The following nucleotide sequence is from Methanobrevibacter sp. V74.
AGGAATATGGTGTTGATAGTATGAGTCTATTCGGCTCTTATGCACGTGGTGAAGCAAAAGAGGATAGTGATTTGGATTTTTTCATTGATCGTGGAGACATTAAAGGTTTATTGGATTATATAGGTTTTGTTCAGGAATTGGAAGAAATTTTACACTGTCATGTTGATGTGGTATCAACCGGAATAGAAGATAAATCATTTTTAGCAATAATTAAAAAAGACGGAGTTCTGATTTATGA
It contains:
- a CDS encoding nucleotidyltransferase domain-containing protein, whose amino-acid sequence is MIYTIEEIKQKAIPVAQEYGVDSMSLFGSYARGEAKEDSDLDFFIDRGDIKGLLDYIGFVQELEEILHCHVDVVSTGIEDKSFLAIIKKDGVLIYEKQ